A window of the Halobacterium hubeiense genome harbors these coding sequences:
- a CDS encoding HAD-IIA family hydrolase, producing MNVRGAVVDLDGTVLRGETLLPGAADAVTALRERLDRVLFLTNNPTVAPREYAARLRELGIDAAAEDVLTSTDATVAYLRENHAGEPAFPIAEASIVDQLRDAGVALTDDPETAEVVVAGYHREFHYRDLQAAIDALDDETAFVGTDRDATIPTEDGRSPGSGAIIRAVAGVTEREPDAVLGKPSATTARLAADRLGVPTDECVLVGDRLDTDVSMGERTGMTTVLVRTGVSTDADLADSDVEPDYVLDSLSDVPGLLAGE from the coding sequence ATGAACGTTCGTGGCGCCGTCGTGGACCTCGACGGTACCGTCCTCCGCGGCGAGACGCTGCTGCCGGGCGCGGCCGACGCAGTCACGGCGCTCCGGGAGCGCCTCGACCGCGTGCTCTTCCTGACGAACAACCCCACCGTTGCGCCCCGCGAGTACGCCGCGCGGCTGCGCGAGCTGGGCATCGACGCGGCCGCCGAGGACGTGCTCACGTCCACGGACGCGACGGTCGCGTACCTTCGCGAGAACCACGCCGGCGAACCCGCGTTCCCGATTGCGGAAGCCTCCATCGTGGACCAACTGCGGGACGCCGGCGTGGCGCTGACCGACGACCCCGAGACCGCAGAAGTGGTCGTCGCGGGCTACCACCGGGAGTTCCACTACCGCGACCTGCAGGCCGCCATCGACGCGCTCGACGACGAGACGGCGTTCGTCGGCACGGACCGCGACGCCACGATTCCCACAGAAGACGGTCGCTCGCCGGGGTCGGGAGCCATCATCCGCGCGGTCGCGGGCGTCACCGAACGCGAGCCCGACGCGGTGCTGGGGAAGCCGTCGGCGACGACCGCGCGCCTCGCCGCCGACCGCCTCGGCGTCCCGACCGACGAGTGCGTGCTCGTCGGCGACCGCCTCGACACGGACGTCTCGATGGGCGAGCGGACGGGGATGACCACGGTCCTAGTTCGCACGGGCGTCAGCACCGACGCGGACCTCGCGGACAGCGACGTCGAGCCGGACTACGTGCTGGACTCGCTTTCGGACGTCCCGGGCCTGCTGGCCGGAGAATAG